Genomic DNA from Trichoderma asperellum chromosome 5, complete sequence:
ACCCACGGAACCGTCTTTGTAATTGGGGAACTTGTAATCAAAGTAGAGGAGATTAAGAGCAGTCATTCCAGAGATTCCTCGCTTTGCCCCAGCTCGCTTTTCGTATATCTCCTCTATTGCGGAGAGGACAGAGGCAAAGGGAGAttcatcttcgtctgcaGTGCTCATGGTAACATCAGCAGATTGAATAGGCATTCCTGGCTGCTGGGCAGTGGTACTAGGGGTAGCCACATCTACATTTGAGGCTGGTTTCGATCGCTTTGACAGTTGAATTTGATCAGAGTCGACTTTCTCCATGCTGATGCTCCTGGCGATGCGACTTGACGACCTGTTACTTGGTGCTGGGCTCGCTCTTTCACGTGGTGAAGGACTGCGCGCTTTTCGAGGGTTTTTGAGTGCTACGATAGTTTTATGTACCACATCCTATATGGTCGTTAGCCACCGAGATAGCAACTGTAGCGAAGTTAGCCACTTACGGCATGCTCAGTTGTGAACCATTTATAGAATAGGGTTTGTTTCCAGTCGATAAGGTCGAGAGACTCTTGCGTGAACTGGCAAACTAGGAAAATGGCGTGCTCAGCACACCGCTCCAAGACCTCATTGAATGTTGCCCCGTCGCCAATTTTCATGGCATACTGAAAGTCACTTTAGCCCTAGCCTTTTTATCGACACCACTATTCACTCACCTGTAGAAAGTCATCGTGAAGAGCTTCTAGAAGGCTCGAACCTGATGCTTCCGGAATTTCGTTTAGTCGTTTTgaattatatatatccaCCAAATTGTAATACATTGTCGTGGCCTCGCACATCTTATTGAATATCGGGCGATAGGCTTCTGAAGGACTAATCTCGTACCAAGCTCCTCGGCCCAGCGCCCAGACGAGGGGGCGCGCTCCTGGCGCTTCTCCGATCGAATAAGCAATGCAATGGCGAATCTCTATGGGCGTGGATGATCGAACTCTCATGATGACTGCGGTTGTCAGAAAAACCATTGCGACGACTGAAAGGGAGGGGAGTGTGTGGCGGCAACTCACGATGTCTTCTCTCAGAAGCATCCTCCATGATGAGGTAGCCTCGTACGATATACGGGCCCCTCACAGCGACATCGAGGGCATTCTCGAGAACTTCGCCTTTCCTATCATATACGGTGGCGTTTCGAAGCTCAAGGCAAGGATATAAATCCTTGTGGACGTCCTTCGGTTGCGATCTGACGACCGAAGACTCTTGCAGCCAGCGGATCTTGTCACCATCTACGGTCTCGACACTCGATGTCGACGCCCTTCGCTTGCGCCCGCTCATCGTAATTTGAGGTAACGACTGGTAACCATAGAATGAAGGCAATATCCGAGATCAGGGAATGCCGAAAAATAGCAGATTTCAACTCGGGGGGAGCAGCAGGAGAGCGAAGAGTCGATGGAAACGATGTTCGTTGTGGCGACGATCGTGGGGAAGAACTTGGAGCTGGCCCGATGAATTACTGGCCAACCGATTGCGTTCTATTGGAGGAAAATGGAGCGACGATATTCTCTGGCTCCAATCGGATGGCTATGCACAAAATCCAAGCCAGGAGAGCTGTCAACGGTGTTTGCGCAGTTGCAGATGCGAAGTAAATGGTGTGGAAGGTGGAAAGGCTCGGCACCTAGAAGCGGCTCGCAGTGCCTTCAGTGCTTTGACAGCAGTGGAACACGCCAACGCGCTGACTCGGCGTCATACTTAGCGATTCGCGACTAAAAAGTGCGCCGGCATAGCAGGCGGCAGAGCTTTGGAGGTGCCAGCGGCTGTGACAGCTAGCCGGCAGTTGGAGAAGCCCTGTAAGCATTCGCTGTGCTAGCGACAATGGCCCTGGCAAACACTGGAGTGTCTGCAGGACAGCGCTGTGGCATGACTCCCCGCAACTTGTGCTGCCTGTGCAAACGCAGATACCAGCAAATGGATGCTAGTATGCAAGTAGACGTATTGTAAGGTGTAAAGAAACCTGCGCAGAAACAATACGGCATCATGACTTTCAGACAATAGTCTATACATCCAGATCATACTTTGTATtgtctatttttattaatgaTGGTATATTTCGCAACGCGATGTATGGCGCAGCTCCAAGCCAGCAAACACTGACATGCtgcccagaaaaaaaagcctatgATGTACACCAGTGGATATGATAAGAATAGGACCCTTGCATCAGTTTTTAATCAGAGCCTTACTGCGCTGGTACCGGTCACATTCCATCTGGCTAGGAGGGGCTCTTGTACATGCCTCTCGATGCTGCTTATAGCGCACCTCGTGTACTTTCAATGCTAGCTCAGCGTAGTCTAGGTACATATACA
This window encodes:
- a CDS encoding uncharacterized protein (EggNog:ENOG41), translated to MSGRKRRASTSSVETVDGDKIRWLQESSVVRSQPKDVHKDLYPCLELRNATVYDRKGEVLENALDVAVRGPYIVRGYLIMEDASERRHLIMRVRSSTPIEIRHCIAYSIGEAPGARPLVWALGRGAWYEISPSEAYRPIFNKMCEATTMYYNLVDIYNSKRLNEIPEASGSSLLEALHDDFLQYAMKIGDGATFNEVLERCAEHAIFLVCQFTQESLDLIDWKQTLFYKWFTTEHADVVHKTIVALKNPRKARSPSPRERASPAPSNRSSSRIARSISMEKVDSDQIQLSKRSKPASNVDVATPSTTAQQPGMPIQSADVTMSTADEDESPFASVLSAIEEIYEKRAGAKRGISGMTALNLLYFDYKFPNYKDGSVGSHKVPVEEVLHYNASALLQKLDKDKFQKFQLWSYLEELAQKPFNPRSIKPSDFPYRLVPRKATQRSAKKPVPSAVETDSSPRENGDSPRPIGKTLKRPGRRPGKTSSLRTVASSKKRIFAEIGDDSEPDSESSGLKRSHYFSDREEEEEEDVSMQDSTGANTPRDAGQTVHVRTEELEPIQIVIRTEKIPSTIPRGPDDAWTCDQDGCTYVVRGGDADGCQARIQKHFEEHQEQTKRLNLAVTESSRGHMPINHLLEKLKRMGEKTQPPVIPVGTMPQPIKRKLIA